tttcgaTCTTATCTCAACTACTGTtgtcaagtttggggacaaATTGGCAActgtaatattaataaattgttatcaGCTCAGCGCCAATAAATccgaataaataatttttaactccATAATACAGAAACttcaaaattcttcaaaaaacttaaaattcctACCTTGTCGGCGCTTGTTAAATttactaatcttttttttgtttttgactcccTTAATATAAATTCTTCCTCTTAATATAAAATCTTCCTCTGTTACAACCTTCTTCACTGAAACTCGATTTATAcattcaaatttaattctaaaaacataCTTATAAGCTGCTGTTATCGCTCGCCAACTGGccatattgaaagttttaatgcatttttgtgtaatgatatttaaaaaaatagttttaaggaaaaaaaactaaattatataattggtgacgtaaatttaaattgttttgaatatcacgttaataacaacattaaaaagttttacgatAACATATTTGAATATGGAGCAATTCCACTAATTTACAAACCTACTAGAGTAACCTACTAGAGTAGTAAACCTACTAGTAAACCTACTAGAGTAACTTCGGCTACCTTAATTGACAATATTATAACAAccgatatttttaataaaactctcaaaaaaggtataataaaaaatgacgtTTCCGACCACTTccctatttttttctctattaatattgacaacaaattaatacaacaacataaaaaaatcattaccaAACGTTTTTTCACCGATGCAAATCTAACATCGTTTAAGGatcaattatctttaataaattggAATCATATAAACAGTTCATTTGAAGCTAATGAAGTATACGATACATTCTTTCAAACTTTCTTTGAAATAtatgatgtaaattttccaaaatgtgaatttataataaccaataaaagtttaaaatcaccATGGGTCAATAAAGATATTAGGAAATCCTcgaaaataaagcaaaaactgtatataaagtACTTAAAACCAACACcagaaaataaagcaaaaactgcaaaaaataaagcaaaaactgtatataaagtACTTAAAACCAACACcagaaaataaagcaaaaactgcaaaatataaagcaaaaactgtatataaagtacttaaaaaaaccaacaccaaaaaataaagttgtttataaaaattatgctaaaatgtttgaaattcatagaaaaaaaaataaaaaaagatattactaagatttactagaaaaatataaacataattcaaaATGCACATGGCAAAGTATAAGTCAAAAACAggaaatagtaaattaaaattatgctcTGTGCCTAACACTATAAAAGTTGATggcatatttttttatgaaaccaaaaaaagcaagagaattaaataaatatttcgtGTCTGTTGGCCCTAATTAAgctaaaaatattccaaatatGATTAATCCAATAAATGATTACGTGTTTCCATTAATCTCTAGTTTAGATAAATTTGAAGTATCTTCTTCAGAATTTAAAAgcgcttttaaaatgcttacaACTAATAAAGCAGTTGGTACTGAtgatataaattgtaatatagtCATAGATTCACACAATACCataaaacatattctttttaaagtttttaaatgctctATAAATCAAGGAATTTTCCCCAATCAAATACTATCCATAGGTCTGGGGAGCCTTTATTTAGAGATGCCTAAATAGAACCACATTTCCCCGCATAGTGGGGTAATGTGGTAAAATGTTGGTAGTTCTGGTTTAAAATACTACTGCTTATGAAAAATCTGATATACATTCTATATGCACGCACCTTTTTTATAGCATATATACAaggtttaaacttaaaaagtagtcttaagatatttttattgaaaaagaaagtgCATACATACATAgcacaacaataaaaattaaaaactcggagaaataaaagtaaaaaaaaggtgatctaaaatagaaaaaataatgttttaataatgtgttttataaaaaacaatttttgtttgatcaCTGCACTTTTATGGTAACGTTTGTGCTATTATGGGCACTACTTAGATCTTTTTGGATATTTCAATGATATGATAgaggtaatatttttttttgttcattttttttaacttggtttAGTTAAGCCCAAAAGCACATCCTGATGGTCCATTTTCCATCCATTTAGAATACAGATAGCCTTCTcccttaaaaacaacaaatgcaaGAAGATATCTTTCCTCTGCAGACACACAGAACAGCACAGAGTACATAGCTTTATCAAAAGAAGCAGCCAGTTCTTAAGCATCTTTGCTTTTTGGATGTTCAAATACCCTCTTCGTTAAGTGATTTGTGGAGAGCCCAGTCTGTCAAGGTTGTATATACAACATGGTACAATGTTATTATAATGAATTACATCAgataaagtagtaaaaaatttatctacaaCTTCACGTGCTAAACTTTTAGCTCTTGAAAATGTAAGTATTTAAGGTTTACGTAATTGAAGTTAATCAACATGACGCTTTCTAAAAGAAGTTATATAATCTTTCCCAggaattccatttttaaaaagagtgTTCATCCTCATTGTTGTGCAAAATTGAGCTACTAAACTACAAATGTCAAGAGAATCTAATGGAAGACCATATCTTTGACAATACTGCGCTGCAACTACAATCATAGTTTAATCATTATCACTCAGCACACTTTTTCAACCTTCGTGTTTGTTTGCATTAAATTCTTGTTGTTTTATTCTTTGTCTCAATGTTTCTTTAGGAATAGAGCATTCTCTAGCGGCatgataaataatcttttttccTAACATACTAACATAATTGCTCTTTCCAAACTATCAGCATTGTACTTgggttttgttttttattgtaacatcttggcattttttaaatactttctaaagtaatatttatgaaaaacctgttaaatttttagtgaaataaattagcataaatcataacaaattacaaaaaaaaatattttaacaccaaataggtcttacattatattttatttgacctAGATGAACGTACTGTTTCATACAAATAAATGCACATGTTTCTTGATATAAATTTCAAAGATATAAACTTCAAACATAAGAGTGTATTAGCTCTAAAGAATTATTAACACGAAAATAGGTCCGATGAAACTAATAGGTTTATAATGTTACTAACaacaactttaataatataattacatatcataatattttacatacataGACCCACTTTACCCCACCTGattatatttcaaactttaaacaaacCATGGGCGTTAGTGTCTTAAAGGTATTCTATcctaaaaatatagtattttaactttcaaaataacCATTTTTCGTACGCTTATgccttatttaaatatattttctctgaaatttaaaaacggagaaaaaaatgactttgttGATGTATCTAGcattttagctaaaaaaaagtgcCGTTTCTAACAGCATAGTtggattatattttaaaattgattagcCTAATATGTTATAACTAAGtggtaaaaactaaaactttatgTCTAAAGCCATTATCAATATTTCGGATAAATATGAATTAGACCCAGATTACCCCGCAGACCCACATTACTCCACCCTACCATAAtctaacattacaaaaatataaaaaccatccgataatgtaagtttttttccattattgtcGATGAAGATTCTCTGTGGGCATTAAAGAACAGAATCGTTTTTTCTTCGAACGATAGATAAAGATTTGAACCCTTTTGAAGACTCTATAGGATTTTTAcagttgaaaaatattaaaagcgaCACTATTGTACTTGTTATCAAAGATATTCTCATTaaagttaacttaaattttgataattgcAGAGGTCAAACCTATTATGACTTAACAATATGATGGGGCAGAAATCTGGAGTATCAACTCAAAATTCTTGCCGAACAGTCAAAAGCTATTGCCATATTGTCAAGGACGGTCTCTTAGTTTAGCCGTAAAATCGCTGACTACGTAATGTGACATTTTGCGAGATGCTCTAGGCCGGGTAAGTAAAAATGAGCAATtacttttactcagtaattaaTCAgatttacgtgaataaaaactttagcaattttGCTTAAGTTTCTACTGACGTAAAGCTGAGCACCtactgagtaaattgcttaactttacgtaaataaaaatttaaccaaaactgctgaagtttttattcacgtaaagctggcCAATAACTGAGTAAAAGcgattgctcatttttattaaccCGGCCTTTTGAATGCTGTTGGAGAAATATGCGCTCTTGTAAAGCTTTCACCGAAACGAGAACATTTGCTTGGAAACATTAATGAGAACATCAAGATAGAACAAGGCTATGAACAGTTCAAAAAACTGAAGAAACTTTCCACAACAAGATGTTCGGGCACAATGTATTAAAAGAGTCATCGATAATTATGAACCACTCTTGCAACAACTCTTGCAACACTCTTGGGACAAAtgtatgaataaaaaacttgGCCGAAAGACAAAAGCAAGAGTTGTTGGTCGTAAAAGGCAGTTGGATtccttttacattttttttcggCATCAGTCTCTCTATAAGCTTTACGCCATGACCGATAACTTGTCAAAATCCCTTCAATTGACAAAGATGTCAATAACCAGtggaaaaaaatttgcatattcAATGACACTTCAAAATATGGATAAGGAAAATTGCCCAGTGATCCACAATTTATGAGGGAATAGTGATCTAAATTGTGTTAACAAGTGGAGCTTGATTGGCTACACCAAGACGCTCTTTTTCAATGGAGAAGAGGGTCAAAACGAGGTTTAGATCAGCAATGCCTCATAAAAGATAGAGTTCCTTTGTCGGCACTAAATACTCACATTGGTATTATCAATATtctatctttaataaaaatagccaAACGATTTACTGCTGCACAGGGTAAGCGCAGGAGTGAATTCGGAACATTTGCTATAAACGACTTTAATTagactttttatcaaatttttacaactatttCAGTATTTGAAGAAAACTTCCGAACagaattttcattttcaaaattggagcaacaaatatttttttgaaaccccTAAAACATTTGAATTCAACATAAATATTTCACAttgcccccccccctccccagTTTTGTTGCACGCCATGGCCCATAAGCATAACTTATATCTACTTACCACTCAGTGAACTTTAGCTAGAATGCATCTTACAAGGCTGTAAAAACCAAGCTGATTTAAATAACTGCTCTGtatttttattggattttttCGAAACTCTGCTCTCAGTTTAAATTTTAGACAAAAGCTAAGcaagtttttcacattttttgttgtttaccaATAGCGAACCTGTCTCTCTTAGTTTGTTTGGTGACTAAATATCAAGTTCACTTCTCAGATTGTAGCCAAGTCATCATTTTTCTTAAGAACATCTACTGATACTAAGACAGCTGTAAACAACTGATTTAATGATTTTGCATTAGATTAAAGTTTAGTTTCCTCCAAGTTACTAATAAAGAGATTGAAGAGGAGCTTCTCGTCACCATTTGAGCAAGTTGCCAAATAATAGTTAATTGATGTATATCGTCAGTTCAAGGTCAAAACTTTAGGACTTAGGTCAAatttagtcttttaaaaatatttaggttCTTTAATGTAAGATTTAAAGATGGCGAATACCATGACCACATGTTTGGGAACATTCTAAACGCACGGTGTTTTATAGCGTTATGTTTAAGTGCGAATGCGTCACAAGTTGATTAAAAAAGTCAGAATTTTTAAGACGACTGCGGTTCTTTTTTAGACGGCAAactgtgttttttagtttatttttgtaaaaaccgGTGTTGCAACCATATTATTAGTCTAACTCTATAAACAAATGTCTTttcaatattagaaaaaaaatgaataagcttgataaaattttaaaatgcattaatttgtattttggcaaaaacttttatttgtaatattcattgatttgtttttgttttttttaaataaattttgagaaCTTCTAACTGCAcgaatttgaaattattttttcatagttattaCTATTCTTTTCTTTATAGTTGATTACTTTTTGGTCGttgcttaaatttaatttcggtctaaaaatgtgtttttaattgcttgactttaactttttaaacgtTTTGACTTGTCGTTAAGTgcttagctttttttaaataattttgttcatttaaattaaataactttgtccATTTAATcaattatactataaaataagcattttataTCGCATGTATTTAGAAACTTGcaaatagcataaaaaatattgttttaatactatatatacatataatgttataaaaatatttttaatcaaggCACAAAATGCCTCAATTAATTGAGTTTTCATCTATTTCTTTTTGAAATGTGAAAGGAGCATTTTCAACAACTATGTCATTTCCAGACCGACTTTCTGCAACCATTCTTTTTGAATCATTTGGTGTAGAGTTTGTACCAAATATATTAAACCATctggaaaaaaatcaaactaccAAGTACAAATAATGCACATATTAAgatactttaatataaaaattatcatatatattgACTGAGcagtgcggccgtggcgcagtggtaagAGCCAGGGCCGTCGCGTACGGTTGTTCATATTGTGCCCTGCACAAGGGCGCCTAGTGAAAAAGGCGCTGTCAGGCGCCTCTTTCATTCGGCGCCACctcactaaataaaaaaaattaaaataaaatataaaaaaattaaaagatataaaataaaaagcgatATATATGGATTTATTAGAGAGATACTGGAAACGCGGGCGCAACGTATACCTTATTCTACTACGCTATGAAAGCGCGCTCGTGACTTTGAGCGATGCGATCGGTGTAGATCGCTCAACTTCGTTCGATAAAGGCGTCACCGCGGCGCGCGGCATtttacatatacacacatatgctCATGTGCGACGTTTGTGtaaaatgtaacatatatattcatttatgaAGTTTACGTCTAGTCAAGACCAccaaaaaaagttctatagaatttctataaagttttgaaacatatggcctatagaaattctatagagttCTATAGAACTTCTATAGAACCTCTGTTAATTTCCATAGAAATtcctatagaacttttttttcttcttttttttctataaaaaaaaagttttattgcaatttctatagaaattaataaacattttatagaaattctatagaattctatagaatttctataggttatatgtttcaaaagtttatagagaTTCTAtgaaaattctatagaactttttgtCCTGGGACTGCATTTGTCTTCTgtgtaaaacaaatttttattgattttcatcaggcattcattataaaatttcaacgcaagtataatttacaatattaaattattgtcaCAAAAGAATAAAGGCGTGAAATTTTTCtcttaaataagaaatattgttaaatatttgacaattacaaaaaacgaatattttatgatttatgaAACCCAATATTGTATTTTCTAATATACTTgagaacaaaaattttttttaccagtgCTTTAAATTcgtatatagaattttttatggcacaaaatataaatgaatttaaaatattaatgtataataaattttaacttaaaatccTTAGAGATCTGGAAtcggaaaaaaatcaaaattatcaGGCGCgcaaaataagaaaaatcaacTTTAGCGAGAAGAGGCTCGAAAAAAGCAATCagtttcttttgataaattcactattaaaactattaatccTACTACGACTGCAACGGAAGAAAATCAAGACCTGAATCTCGAAACACAAAGTTCTTCTGCTGTATCCACAAACTCTACAATAGAAAATGAATCGAAAGAAAGTAATAAAGTTGATTCCGATTccgaaaaaattgattttaacgATCTGGCTATGTGGccaaaacaaattaatataaaatttagagATTGTTTAATAGAAAATGATCCTaagcaattaatttagaaaGACTTCCCAAAAAATGAGTCTTGGCGTAAATTTTctgataattattattatcgAACTTTATCAGACGGGAAAAAAATTTGCAGGAgttatttgctttatttgaaaACTCATAATTCAGtattttgttacttttgcaAATTAATGTCTGACAATACTACACAACTTATTAGTGGTTGTAATGATTGGCAACACTTAAGCCGCATATTAAAAGTTCACGAAACTAGTGTTGGGCACATAAACtagtaaatcaaaaaacaattctttttttaaatccatgcTTTATGCAAGCAGAATTCTATTGGGCctagaaattctttttttgttatcttttgtAGAAGGAAAAATTACTGttacgtttttaaattttttttttattaattcagtgAAATTAattcactaaaaaaatttacaattgaTGCAATGCAACAACGACTCTAAGAAaccgaaaaaaaatattggcgaTCGTTCGTGGAACGAATTATTCATATAATACAGTATTTATCAAGACAATGCTTGGCATTTAGAGGttcatctaaaaatctttttcaaaatgacaatggaaactttttgaaataaatagaaACCATAGCTAAATTCGATCCAATAATGTCTGAACATTTACATCGCGTTCAAACGTCTGAGAAAAAGAATATTAGTCTTTATTTAGGTGATcagattcaaaacaaaataattagcATTATAAGTGATGCTattaagaaaaagattttagaaaTGCTCTACtcttcaaaatattattcaatcaTTCTTGATACAATACCAGACATAAACCATACTGAACAGTTAACCATTGTCATAAGATTTGTTTTTCACAATAAATCTAGAAATGTTGCAAAAATACGTGAGCATTTTTTAGGATTCCAATGTGTAACTGACACAACCGGTGTAGGTTCATTCGAGTTCATAATTAACCATTTGAAATTAATGACCATTTATATATCAGATTTACGCGGACAGCTGTACGATTACGGAGCCAATATGCGTGGGAGACATAATGGACTCCAACAAAAAACTCTGGAAATAAATTCACGAGCTTCTTTCGTCCCATGCGCTGCTCATTCATTAACTTTAGTAGTGAACGATGCTGCTAAAATTTCATTTGAGacggtaaatttttttattttcaagaactatataattatttttcaatcagTGTGAAACGGTGggatgtattaaaaaaatacgttAAAAACTTAACCCTAAAACAACTTTCTACAACTAGATGGGAAAGTCGGATATAAGCCCTAAAACCTCTAAAAATGTATATGTCAGAAATTTCTCAAGCTCTATTAGATATCGCTAATGACCTCACAAAAGACATGGATTCTAGAGCTCAAGCAAATAAtgcaatttcaaaaatttgtttttttaaatttttgtgctCCGTCTCAATTTGGTATGATACATTGAGTCTTGTCAATATTGTCAGCAAAATAATGCAAAAGCCCACATTCGATTTACAATTAGtaacagaaaattttaattcaattttgaaCAACTTAAAAAGTCTTAGAACTGATGAGAAATTTGAAGAACTTATGATGTCTGCAATGGCTAAAGCTAGAGAACTTGATATTGAAACTAATTTCCCTGAAACTCGAAAGCGAAAAAAAAGGAAGTCATTCAATTACGAAGCATCAGATGATACAGTGAACGATGcaaaacatgattttaaaattaatttctactTCGCGATTCTGGACATCACTATATTGTCGATTTCAACAATTGCAACAACACAAcgaagattttaaaataatacacaacCTCAACCAACTAAAACAATGGGATAATGAGGATTTATTGAAACACTGCaaaaatttgcatataaaaTTAACCGACGATGCAAACTTAAACGATGAAGATATTGATGGTATAGCTCTAAACGAAGATTTAAAAaccattcaattttttataaaatctaactTGTCTCCTCACGAggttttaaattacatttataaaaatgcattaaatgaGATCTTCCCAAATATAACTATTGTATTacgcatttttttaacattacctGTGTCTGTTGCTTCTGGAGAAAGAAGTTTCTCtaagttaaaactaattaaaaactatttacggTCTACAATGAAAGAAGAACGATTAACGGACTTATCCATAATATCTATCGAAAGCGATACTTTGGATTCCATAGATATTAACGATCTCATAAAGAACTTTGTAGCTGCTAAAGCTAGAAGAGTAAAtatgtaaaaagtattttaatttttgactgacgaataattataaagtaatctaattctttatatatttttgagacaagcaaattttattgatttcttAGATTTagtattgtatattttatgtatataaccTGAATATTATCGTATTATATAACctgtaattattttataaaataaaagaatttattggaaatatttaatgattaaatTCATAACAAGTCATTGTTTTTGGCATTGGGGTTCAGTTCAGGGAAGGACGCTGAAAATAATCTGGCACAAAAGCGCATCTTACCCACGCGGCGGCcctggttagagcgcttgctttataagcaggaaattcaggtttgaaacgagctctgtcatattttcgcgtcacggtaaggaaggaggcgtgtacttcctggttaaatgcacttccatggtgctctgtgacaagaccgttaggtcttcttagggcacctaaaaaaaaaaaatgacattattttaagttttttccaTAGGAGACCCAtgtctgttttcatagttaCCATTACACTTGCATTAATTTCAGTGTGGTTAAGCAATGCACTTCTTAATATCAATTTTCTTGTCTCTAGTGTAAAGGATTTTAACCATTTATTTGTTTGCTTTACAACTGAATCACATAAATTGCCTGCTacaatttcaaaatgatttgtaatatttttattgcaaagtCGTATTGTGTATTGTATATTGTGTACTTGTGTAAATACAATTAGCTAAAAAGTATAAAGTGCAATAATTTTatagattattaaattttaaatttacaaatattattactGCTTCTTAATTAAGACATAAATGGCTTACTCTAAGACCTCCACTTTTAAATTCAGCTACATTCTCTCCAGATTTTTCCACTTTAAGTGTAATAATATGAAGCGCTGCTTCTTCTAGTTCTAGTagaatattatctttatttattttaattgcatcACTAATACTTTAAGGCAATATTGCTTGTGATAACTGTAATGATGtattttctttatcatttttaacCTTTATGAACATGATAAAACTCATAATCTTTTAATGCATtgaatttatcttttaatgcattgaaaaattttatggtaTTTTAAGCATATACAATAGCATAAACTCACCTCTAAGAAAGAATTTAGATCATTTTTTAGCTCTAATATGTTAATATCTACAATATGGAACggaaataaattatcttttattgaataaaacttttgtctaacacttattaaactttttagatacaagtaatttattttttgttgctatagccttcattttaaataaacatgcgCAAACTGTTCAATTTTGTACTTCTTCAGccatttcatcaacttgtttctccgcgcagcggccttgttcgtcaagattcgtgtttcggagttatagggTTGGAAGAGGGTTATAACtacaagtagcctcctcatctgcaGTGGCCTTCTTGGTCTTGAGAaggtgaattacaaaaaaaaaaaaaatttgacatgttacacaatttttgttatgtgGCAGCCAGTTCACATATATAAAGAAAGTGGTTTTGCTGTTTTACTGCAACTCACATTATTAATTGTACAATAACATTTATCCCATACTTTTTTCGGATAAACATATTCTATATCTGCAATTTTAACCATAAAAACATTctctattttgattttaaatgtattgCTTATTATATATTGCCTTCTTCGTACCCATTTGAAGAAATTCTGCACAAATAATTCAAATTGCAGTTATGCTTTTCCATCAACAAATAagaatgtataaaatatttatgagccCAGAAAATAGATCAGGTaagctttttttcaattaatttaagcAAACTTTATATCtggcaatattatatatacatatatatatatatatatatatatatatatatatatatatatatatatatatatatatatatatatatatatatatatatatacatatatatatatatatatatatatatatatatatatatatatatatatatatatatatgtatatatatatatatatatatatatatatatatatatatatatatatatatatgtatatatatatatatataaatatatatatatatatataaatatatatatatatatatatatgtatatatatatatatatatatatatatatatatgtgtgtatatatatatatatatatttatatattattatatatatatttatataaatatatatatatttatataaatatatattttttgaaaaaatgtaggTGGTCCAAAACTTATTCACAGtactgtatatatgtatatatatatatatatatatatatatatatatatatatatatatatatatatatatatatatatatatatatatatatatatatatgaattgaatttgattttatttagaatcaataaatttacaatcaataataattttttttttttttttttttttaatgattttacaaaTTCAATAATACTATAAATTAGTCAATCATTGAACCAGGCATCTCTATACTAACTAATGTGTAGGGCTAATTGTCAACGAGACAAGATGCCCATTATGATAGGAAACTTTTGAATAAGTTGACCGAGTGAGTGTCAATTGCTTCCTGTGGTAGCATATTCCAGGACGGTGT
This genomic interval from Hydra vulgaris chromosome 01, alternate assembly HydraT2T_AEP contains the following:
- the LOC136074605 gene encoding uncharacterized protein LOC136074605, which encodes MILKLISTSRFWTSLYCRFQQLQQHNEDFKIIHNLNQLKQWDNEDLLKHCKNLHIKLTDDANLNDEDIDGIALNEDLKTIQFFIKSNLSPHEVLNYIYKNALNEIFPNITIVLRIFLTLPVSVASGERSFSKLKLIKNYLRSTMKEERLTDLSIISIESDTLDSIDINDLIKNFVAAKARRVNM